A region of the Denticeps clupeoides unplaced genomic scaffold, fDenClu1.1, whole genome shotgun sequence genome:
GAACCAGCAGCtcacagcagagcagagcatGGCGCGGCTCCGCCCTCGCAACGACCCTCCGTAACTGCAGGACCGGCTGGTAGAGCAGACCAACACCTGCGCGGGCCACTGTAATCCACCTGCATAGCGGTCAGGGCACAGGAGAGAGCGCTCTGATCCGAAACAGAGCAAACCTTCAACACACAGCGCTATTACATACACTACACAGCATAAATATGCAATAATCAAAACCAATATGTAATACCTGTATCAAGCTAATTTTTTATGACTTAATGACATTAACAGACTTTGTTTTATagtaacatttttacacaaatccAAATCAGTTTATTAAGCAAGAAAGGTTTCAGCTACAtcaaattaaatgattatttgttCATGAATCATTAGATATTATTTAACACTACATGTTAAGTGTGCGGCCTGTATAAATGTAATCTAGAGGACGCCCTTCCCTAGACCGCAAGCCCCACATGTAGTTCAGAAATTctgctcataaacacacactcacacagtttggatgcacctactcatttatggcgtttgcatttttacattacagaacaaaCACCACATGTGAACTTacgtaataaataaaaaaaattagcgAATGAGGCCATTGGAGTCTGTCCAACTCAGGACGCCTTtcctgtgatggcagcatttcccACTTTTAGCTTCTTTGCACAACCCTTAGGTTAGACAACAGGTCTGGTTTCCAACGGTCCTGAAAATTTTTGCTGAACATGATCGTTCACTcctgttaatgagcatctcacgAACAGTGAAAAAACCcaagaaggtaaaaagaggccacttatcaaacatacttcactttctcagttacagcatttatcagacgcccttatccagagcgacttacaaatcagtagttaaagtATCCATAACAACCACAGAGAAGGTGTCCACAAACTgtacactttatatatatatatatatatttttttttccatttatagaaacaatgtcaaaaagaaaaaatatttatttaataggACTGGAGTGTGGAAGGTTAAAAAGTTAGGGACTCGATGGAACATGGAGGGTTAAGTCACTCGCCAAAGCTGTTGATGCAACAAAAAAGGCTGAGGACTATTTTACAAGACCGTGAGGCCCAACAATGGATGAATAATAGATGAGCAGTGAGTAGCGCCGCTCTCATGCGGCACGTCCCGCTGCCCGCTGGGACTGGCGAGACCGCGCTGCGCCACGGTGGCGCACTCTTCTGCACGCGTCACCTCCCTCTCATCCTCTCTTTTCCAATCATACCCAGCTTCCTTCTCCCTCCATGCCGTGGTATTCTGTTACTGTCTTTCACCCCGATCATTCACTTCCATTTCCTGTCATGCTTTGCAGTCTTGCTCTGTGAGATTGTGAAAGTTTTGTAAAATTGGAAGAAGAAACCGCAAaaacacccactcacacacacttgttctCACCACTAGCCCAGAACATGGCAAAACGTCACTGATTCTTCTCCTCTGCAaaactgctgttaaataatAGAGTTGGTGCGGGTGgctgcagcggcggcggcggcagcagcagaggACGTGAAGCAGCTGTAAATTATTCAGCAGTCGAGTATCACGCCAAGAACAGCAGTCATCAAACAGCATCCTCCAGCACCTCCCCACCCGACACGGGGCGGGCCGTTCGTGAGAAAGAGAGACGGAGTGCGTGAAAATTAAGCAATCAGATCACGAGAGATTTATCTACTCAAACCTCCGCCCGAAAACACAgtaaacacaaaacaagagAGCACCATGGTTGGCCTAtagggtaaggaagcggccccgtagtcagaaggttgccggttcgaatcccgatccaccagggtgccactgaagtccccttgatcaaggtattgtccccacacactgctccccaggtgcctgtcatggctgcccactgcacaccaagggtgattgcttaaaagcagaggacacatttcgttgtgtcaccgtgtgctgtgctgcagtgtctcgcaatgacaatcacttcacttgcagaTACTGGTCAAGATAGCCCAAAAAATTGAGCATATATTAAATATAGTTTCAAATCTCCACATTGCCCCACAAGCACAAAGGGGTGTCcacaaaatgttaaataactaaaatatcATGTGCAGTTACAATActtcattctgattggctggaaggTGTATATTATAACAGCGCAATGCACTGGCAGTTAAATATGAATGAGGGATGTAATCGTTTAAGCAGTTAAACTGAAGAAATTAGCTTCAATAATCAAATTTAATCTGCTTTAATGTGCCAGGGATATTTTACAAAGCTactatttacaaaaacaaagtaACCTGTTCAAATGCACAACAGCGTATTTCAAACACGTCACGTCAGGAACTCCAACGCATGTTAAAttcaccccacacactgtttaTTCTGAAACCAACGTGAAAGGGTAAATTTTcaatgtgcacaaacacacgcacgcacacacacacacacacacacacactgctgtgccGTCTGGAGACGGCAGGGTAAATGCTTTACGGGGCCTTGGGGTCTGCAGGGCGGTGGTGGACTGTGATGTGACATCCGCTCTGTGGACCGCCTCCCCTCTCCCCCCGCCCCAGCCACAGGCGCCAGCCGCGACGCATCTTCACGCAGACAGCACGGCGACATTGGCCTCTAATGGCCCTTATCTTAATCTGCTTTAAAAGCATCTTGCATTTCGCAGGCGATCTTTTCACCTTCGCACAGCCTCACTTTTAATAATCCGCCGCGCGTCTCAGGTCCCTCCCGGCAGCATCACATGGCCAGACGGCGGTCTGCCCCAGCCCTCTAATGGGCTGTAACCAAACTTAAAAGGGCCTGTTGAGGCAAAAGTGCTACAAACCGCAGCTCAGCAACTCTGGGAGGGGGGAacgttgtgtggtgtgttttagGGGTGCATGTGGGCTGAACGCACCAACGTACACCAGacaaagaggggggggggggagaagactCTCTCCAGCAAACCATGTCATATTGGTCTGATAGGGATCACGCTGGAGCTCTGAGGACCGTCTGGAGACAGCAGACCCCGTCCCAGTGCTCCTCAGACGGGACTCTCTGgctccagctgctgcagcctTTCAGGAGTTTGTGGCAGATTAAATATTAATCCGCCTGTGTGTAAGTCTTACACACATCAATAATGAAAATATCATGCAACATAAAGgagcttaataaaaataaataaatattttaaatagccAAAAATACCTCTGAAACAACTGTGTTTCACAGGAGTGCTAAACTGTTAGGGCACATCAAACTGCCACAGACACGCacttaataaaaatgtgcaaatattctGAATTAAATCAAGCACTTAAATTCACTAACCTGCACAAATATAACAGTCAACACACCACTGCAGACATTTGAGAAAGACACCAGGGCCCCCGGGGACTCAGAGCGACAGGATGCTTGAATGAGAGTCAATTATTCATGGCAAAAGCATAACAAACAAAGGGAGAACAAAGTATTTATCAATGGGCTCCTATACATGAGCTTGTTAGTCGAAACAAAATACAGGGTGGAAAAAAAGCTATTCAGCGCTTAAAACTTCATCCTGAATCTATAATCCATTAGTGCTGCTTATTAGTGGCTCATTAGCGCATAGCGGGCAATCCACTGCCTGTCTGCTACTTAACATAAAAGTCATAAAAAGGGCACCATTTGCAAAGCAAGACCTTTCCGGCACAAAACATTTCAGACACCAGCTTCACGTGCCAAGCTtaactgtggtcttctggtccacctAGTGGCGGGTTGGTAGAACTGAGTGAGCAGGGGCAACTGGGACATGGGACGAGCAGATGAGGAATGGACTACCTTGTAGGAGGGCAGGAAGCACAGCACTCCTCGGCTCACCGCCTGGCACACTTTCAGTAGCAGGGTGCCGACCTCATCCTGGAAAGCAAAGGTTTCGGCGTGCTGGAAAGTGGCACAGAGTTTTCGGCCTTGCGGTCCCATACCAATGGTGCCCACCCACACCTGGAGGAGTGCATTAACACCACACATATAATAGAGTAATAGCCATATAAGAGGctaattttctacattttattgatGCATTTGTTTCTATATAAATGCGTTGAGTAAGCTCACCTGAGACTTGCTGATGACATGGCTGGCCTCCAGCTGGATTGAGAACTTGACACCCAGTTCGGAAGAGAACGAGGCCATGGGCGATAGAGTGCCAGAGGTCAAAACGATGCTGTGCACCGAGCCGCTCAGGTCTGAGAAGGCCTGTTTGACAATTACACAAACTCTGTGTAGATTTGTTTGATTTGTGAAAACGTATAGAATTAAACAAACATTCTTGGTTTTTCTAATTAAACAATTTTTCTAATTACAATTTCAGGACTTCTACAAGACCTTTGAGAATAATTTATGTACAACAGGTGctattacataaaataaatagatattaaGATTCAGAGGGAACCTTCCCCTTCCAAAACTTCAATGTAGTAGGTCCTAGTCCTCTCACCACTGCAGGATTTAGGCACCAGAAGCTGAGTGTGTGCACCAGGGACTTAGTTCGAGTGTTGCCACGGCGACGCTGAGGCCGGGAAAAGAAGCCCTGAGCATCAGGCAGATCCGGCGCCGTGGTCCAGGTGTAAGTCTGCTGCAGGGCAACTCTGTAATCATCAGCAAACCTAAACAATGACCAAGGCCATAATGTCAGATTATGTAAGGGACTAACATGGAATCTCCATTTACATTAATTTCCCAATCTTAATCTGTAATGCAGCACATGTCCAGTCCCACTCCAGTCACATGGGGTGGGGGTAGTGTGACAACACAGTTCAATAGCCACCCTACACACAAAGTACAATCCAAGcagacccacaaacacacacacacctgcagtcCTGTCTGTACAGGTACTCAATCACCATGAACAGGCTCTTGAGCACCGACTGTGTGCTGGAGCTGATTGTAGGAACCTGAACCATCTCTTCCCTGCCCCTCACAAGGCCAGCCCGCTCCTCCTTCTCCAACACAGCCAACAAATGTCTCTACAGGCCGAGGGAGGGAAGATCCAGAACAAAGCAGTGATCAAAGCAAAATAAGGAGAATGCATTAAGCAGTGACATATCATGATTACGTGAAAGCCAaaattcttcttcttatttttttttttttttaaatccttccTGCTCTTCTGCCTGACTGCAGAGACGAAGGGCAGTAAACGAACACAGAGACGGAAGCTCAGATAAAAGGAGAGAGAGTGCGGTCAAACCTGCAGAAGACTGAAAGTCTCTGCTGTGATGCCAAGGCGGTGGAAGACGGCCAACACCTCCCGTCCTGTCCAGACCTTACAGGAGCTCTCAAACTCCCTCTGCTTCAGCTCTGAAGAACTCTCCTGCAACCAGCTGACAGATAGAGAGACAATGATACATTTGTTAGGAATGTCCTGCAAAACTACGGAGTAATGTTTAAAAGCATATTAAAGTTTGAGGCCTTATTGAATGCAAACAATTACCATGTTTTTCTGGCAAACATATAAATCTATTGAGGGAGCGCTTGTCCTTTCGATGCCCTTTACCCAATAATGCAATTAATGTGCAGGATATTTACGtattttaaataagtaaaaaaaaaaaaagatgctaaTCCCACCCACATTACAAGATAGTTTGAGTatcatttacaaatataattttgtaatGGAGAGAGCGACATTTTGTTTAAGATTGCAgaaagttagtttttttttttttatactaggCTAGGTGATTTGTGTTTGCAGGCTTTTTCAAACCTATTTTTTGTGTTATAGACAGtgatgttattttttatatgaaaacatttaaacttGATTAAGAACTTTGAATCTTCCTTTTAATTTGTAAGTGTAAAATTTGTCTTTCAattaaacagaattttttttttaatgaattttcaTCCTTAGAAATTGGAGACCCGACAGAGCATAGGGAATTTAAGACACGCTGGGCGTCAGATTCCCCAGAGCAGAATAAAGCAACACCTCTATCCAGACAGCCAGGGAGCATTGAGATATACGATATCTCAATGACTGCAATCAGCCAACTAACACTTCTTCACTAACAATGACAAACTTTTTATATGAGCTATACAAGTTTAAAAAACGTATCATACTTCAGCAGGCTGCAGCAGAAGGCCAGCAGGGCTTTGTGGTTGGCCGGACGGATGTTGTATGTCACCATGCCCTCAACCTCCTCCCTTGCCGCCAGAAGCTGTGTCTGGTTCAACGTGTAGCTGGCACTCTCACGGGCGCAGTCCTCAATGTTATGGGCCTCATCCAGTACCACAATCTGTCCTGAAAGATTAATATCCATCTGAAAAAATATCAATTTTGGTTTAAGAGTGGAATGGATCAACAAACTCTGTAAGAGTATGCACAAGTTTCATCGAAGTTCCTCACACTCTCTCTGATGAGCGGGTCCAGCAGGTAGTTGTAGGGGCAGAAGACTATGCTGGCACCTTGCATGAGCTCACGGGCGGCATAGTAAGAGCAGGAGCGCAACTTGTTACCCAGACGCACCAAGTCCTCGATGTCCCAGGCTTGGAGCATCCCATGATCCCACTGCAGGGTGCTCTGCTCTCGCATCTTGTGCACGTTGTGGTAGAACCTGCAGCTATGGCCCTGcacaaaagtaataaaaaagtaatactgcTAAATCTAATCCAAGAACAGACTGTgcttgtattaaaaaaaacaaacaaacaaacaaaaaaaaagcacctatGAACCcaaatacccaggttcaaagccacttactaccattgtgttcccagggggactgtccctgtaactactgattg
Encoded here:
- the LOC114773283 gene encoding Fanconi anemia group J protein homolog, which encodes MREQSTLQWDHGMLQAWDIEDLVRLGNKLRSCSYYAARELMQGASIVFCPYNYLLDPLIRESMDINLSGQIVVLDEAHNIEDCARESASYTLNQTQLLAAREEVEGMVTYNIRPANHKALLAFCCSLLNWLQESSSELKQREFESSCKVWTGREVLAVFHRLGITAETFSLLQRHLLAVLEKEERAGLVRGREEMVQVPTISSSTQSVLKSLFMVIEYLYRQDCRFADDYRVALQQTYTWTTAPDLPDAQGFFSRPQRRRGNTRTKSLVHTLSFWCLNPAVAFSDLSGSVHSIVLTSGTLSPMASFSSELGVKFSIQLEASHVISKSQVWVGTIGMGPQGRKLCATFQHAETFAFQDEVGTLLLKVCQAVSRGVLCFLPSYKVDQKTTVKLGT